The Microcoleus sp. AS-A8 genome contains a region encoding:
- a CDS encoding roadblock/LC7 domain-containing protein — translation MTINTAKLESILQNFVTGASDVQGAALVSPDGLPLASSLPGEMDEERVSAMSAAMLSLGERIGSELARGFLDRIFVEGDQGYGILTNCGEYAVLLVLASKAAKQGVLMLEIKRVIPELKAALN, via the coding sequence ATGACAATTAATACAGCCAAGCTTGAGAGCATTCTCCAAAATTTTGTCACGGGCGCAAGTGATGTCCAGGGAGCTGCTCTCGTTTCACCTGATGGACTGCCTTTAGCATCCAGCTTACCGGGTGAAATGGATGAAGAACGAGTATCGGCGATGTCGGCTGCCATGCTTTCTTTGGGTGAGCGCATTGGTAGTGAATTAGCCAGAGGCTTTCTAGACCGTATTTTTGTTGAAGGCGATCAAGGCTATGGCATACTCACGAATTGCGGCGAGTATGCCGTCTTACTTGTCTTAGCCAGTAAAGCGGCTAAACAAGGAGTCCTGATGCTGGAAATTAAGCGCGTCATTCCAGAGTTGAAGGCGGCTTTAAACTGA
- a CDS encoding DUF4388 domain-containing protein produces the protein MAITSSLSEFSLPELFQFLDQGSKTGLLTLRFQLDPNQEARIRHALIHQGRIVAVTKRLDQQCLLAMICQRGWISPEVIREQVNRCPANIPIGLYLKTQGFLQPEQLRLLFHAQVLQQVCALFRLKDARFKFDSKATLPTTEMTGLSLSATEATLMGLRVLRDWRSLADKLPEPTSALSRVVIGKRHLRLDSLEGRLWQLANGSVPLNTIASQFKQPIEMIQQTAFRLISVGLVAEVPMIAPARTRSSGEDMVEVAASPESSKDNQGQVISNSFMQNLLGFLRSK, from the coding sequence ATGGCAATTACGAGTAGTTTGTCAGAATTTTCCCTACCGGAACTCTTTCAATTCCTCGATCAAGGAAGTAAAACCGGATTGCTCACTCTTCGATTTCAGCTTGACCCAAATCAAGAGGCAAGAATCCGACATGCCCTGATTCATCAGGGTCGTATCGTCGCTGTTACTAAGCGCCTGGATCAACAGTGCTTACTTGCGATGATTTGTCAACGGGGCTGGATTAGCCCTGAGGTGATACGCGAACAAGTTAATCGCTGTCCTGCTAATATACCTATTGGTCTTTACTTAAAGACACAGGGATTTCTACAGCCAGAGCAGTTGAGGTTACTCTTTCATGCCCAGGTACTTCAGCAAGTTTGTGCGTTATTTCGGCTCAAAGATGCTCGGTTTAAATTTGACTCAAAAGCCACTTTACCAACAACAGAAATGACGGGCTTAAGCCTTAGTGCGACGGAAGCAACACTGATGGGTCTACGAGTGTTGCGAGATTGGAGATCGTTAGCAGACAAGCTACCTGAGCCAACTTCAGCCCTCTCTAGGGTGGTGATTGGCAAGCGCCACTTACGGCTCGATTCGCTAGAAGGACGACTTTGGCAGTTGGCGAATGGGTCGGTTCCGCTGAATACGATCGCTAGCCAGTTTAAACAACCCATTGAAATGATTCAACAGACCGCTTTCCGCTTAATCAGCGTGGGTTTAGTGGCAGAAGTACCGATGATTGCTCCCGCTCGTACCAGATCTTCGGGAGAAGACATGGTAGAAGTTGCAGCGTCGCCAGAGAGTAGCAAGGACAACCAGGGTCAAGTGATCAGCAATTCTTTCATGCAAAACTTGCTAGGTTTCCTGAGGAGCAAGTAA
- a CDS encoding DUF4388 domain-containing protein, whose translation MSITGHLSDFSLPEIFQLLEKGHKTGLLTLRSEPVVQDKPQFHYIWVYQGRIVAAANRLDHQGLVSLIDQRQWVSDRVFDKLVHWCCPINEPLGLYLKNQGVLQAKQLKRLFQFQVLSGVCALFQFKDAEFRFEPNVQIPTREMTGLSVLATEAVLVGLRVLRNWDALADKLPDPNGGLVSILAGQPQYRLDTLEWQVWEYTKGTMSLSAIARQLRLPVEQVQQVAFRLITIGLAEEVPLLVGTLPTQEEEPLPAQLIEDDEKQNISPSFVQTLVGFLRSKVTTQPSLSNC comes from the coding sequence ATGTCGATTACAGGTCATCTATCAGACTTTTCCTTACCCGAAATTTTTCAGCTGCTCGAAAAAGGGCATAAAACTGGCTTGTTAACGCTTCGGAGTGAACCCGTAGTTCAAGACAAGCCCCAATTTCATTACATCTGGGTGTATCAGGGTCGAATTGTCGCAGCAGCCAATCGACTCGATCATCAGGGTTTAGTTTCGCTGATTGATCAACGCCAGTGGGTTAGCGATCGCGTCTTTGATAAATTAGTTCATTGGTGCTGTCCAATTAATGAACCCTTGGGGTTATACCTCAAAAATCAAGGCGTTTTACAAGCCAAACAACTGAAACGACTATTCCAATTTCAGGTATTGAGCGGCGTGTGCGCTTTGTTTCAATTCAAAGATGCTGAGTTTCGATTTGAGCCAAACGTGCAAATCCCCACGCGAGAAATGACGGGTTTAAGTGTACTGGCTACGGAAGCGGTATTAGTGGGGTTAAGAGTGCTGCGAAACTGGGATGCCTTAGCCGATAAACTACCCGATCCGAATGGAGGTTTGGTCAGTATCCTTGCAGGTCAACCCCAATATCGCTTAGATACTCTAGAGTGGCAAGTTTGGGAATATACCAAAGGCACAATGTCTCTCAGCGCGATCGCACGACAATTGAGACTCCCTGTAGAACAAGTGCAGCAGGTGGCTTTCCGACTCATCACCATCGGTTTAGCAGAAGAAGTGCCATTATTAGTGGGCACCCTACCGACTCAAGAGGAAGAACCTCTACCTGCACAACTCATTGAAGATGACGAAAAACAAAACATCAGTCCTTCCTTTGTGCAAACCTTAGTGGGTTTTTTGCGTAGTAAAGTCACCACGCAACCGAGTCTCAGTAATTGTTAA
- a CDS encoding ABC transporter ATP-binding protein, whose protein sequence is MKNSLNFLSEVSDSPRKPVVIRLEDIFKVYGIGNTEVRALNGVNLIVEQGEYCSIMGASGSGKSTAMNIIGCLDRPTSGRYYLDGVDVSGLADSDLAKIRNLKIGFVFQQFHLLAQLTALENVMLPMVYAGVPNAERRERATAALTRVGLENRLNNKPNQLSGGQQQRVAIARAIVNQPVLLLADEPTGALDSRTTKEVMDIFTELNTSGITVVMVTHEPEVARLTNRIVWFRDGEVIHSHLSPEEITQVAVS, encoded by the coding sequence ATGAAAAACTCACTTAATTTTCTATCCGAGGTTTCCGATTCTCCCAGAAAACCTGTTGTTATTCGCCTTGAGGATATCTTCAAAGTCTATGGCATCGGCAATACAGAAGTTCGTGCTCTCAACGGCGTCAACCTGATTGTGGAGCAAGGAGAGTATTGCTCGATTATGGGAGCCTCTGGTTCGGGTAAATCGACAGCGATGAATATTATTGGCTGTCTTGATCGACCGACTTCGGGACGCTATTACTTAGATGGGGTGGATGTCTCTGGACTCGCTGATTCTGATTTAGCGAAAATTCGGAATCTCAAAATTGGTTTTGTCTTCCAGCAATTCCACTTGTTGGCTCAATTGACTGCGCTGGAAAATGTCATGCTGCCGATGGTTTATGCGGGTGTACCTAATGCCGAACGCCGGGAACGTGCAACAGCGGCTTTAACACGGGTAGGCTTAGAAAACCGTCTGAATAATAAACCGAATCAGCTCTCTGGAGGTCAACAACAACGGGTAGCGATCGCCCGTGCGATTGTGAATCAACCCGTCTTACTCTTAGCGGATGAACCGACAGGAGCTTTAGATTCTCGCACTACGAAGGAAGTTATGGATATCTTCACCGAACTCAATACCAGTGGTATTACCGTGGTGATGGTGACTCACGAGCCAGAGGTGGCGCGTTTAACCAATCGCATCGTTTGGTTCCGTGACGGTGAAGTGATACATTCTCATCTGAGTCCTGAGGAAATTACTCAGGTGGCCGTTTCTTAA
- a CDS encoding ATP/GTP-binding protein: protein MRLVVTGTVGAGKSTFIRSVSEIAVVDTDRVATGPAAEIKTRTTVAMDFGRLQFAPGMALHLYGTPGQSRFDFMWDILIRRAHAYILLVAAHRPSDFRLARRILAFMNQRAQIPVLIGLTHMDCEGAWSVENVAIALGFLDEKDRPPFVTLNANQKESVVNALIVLIEHFMQSSVM, encoded by the coding sequence ATGCGCCTCGTTGTGACCGGTACGGTGGGTGCCGGGAAATCCACGTTTATTCGTTCAGTCAGTGAGATCGCCGTAGTCGATACTGATCGTGTAGCCACAGGACCTGCTGCCGAAATTAAGACAAGGACAACGGTAGCGATGGACTTTGGACGCCTACAATTTGCTCCAGGAATGGCACTGCACCTTTATGGCACCCCAGGACAGTCTCGTTTCGATTTCATGTGGGATATCCTGATTCGTAGGGCGCACGCTTATATTCTGTTGGTGGCAGCTCATCGCCCCAGTGATTTTCGCTTAGCCCGTCGTATTCTCGCGTTTATGAATCAACGGGCACAAATCCCTGTACTGATTGGCCTAACTCATATGGATTGTGAGGGAGCTTGGTCTGTGGAAAATGTAGCGATCGCGTTGGGCTTTCTCGATGAAAAAGATCGACCGCCCTTTGTCACCCTAAACGCGAATCAAAAAGAATCAGTGGTGAATGCCTTAATTGTACTAATAGAACATTTTATGCAAAGTTCTGTAATGTAA
- a CDS encoding tetratricopeptide repeat protein, with amino-acid sequence MPKYIPLISIFVLLGFLSAQAPVAGQALVPYTLQLDSKQLEQQGLNLAQDAVQLVRFQQYELALPRAELATQLAPKAFQTWFILGSLYVQTKELEQGITALERAKSLDPKEAGIYFTLGSARFQKAEYPKAVAELEAGLKIKPNVPEALFDLGNAYYMLKAYPKAIAQYEKAVAQEKKFWPAINNIGLVKYEQGDIRGALEKWQAAIAIDNEAAEPQLAAAVAMYAQGEQEKALALGEAAIRIDSRYADLDFLKENLWGERLLTETQKFLANPKIQASIGQSQASPAQMESGPR; translated from the coding sequence GTGCCCAAGTATATTCCTTTAATTTCTATTTTTGTTCTCCTGGGTTTCCTGAGTGCACAAGCACCAGTTGCTGGACAGGCACTTGTGCCCTATACCCTTCAGCTGGATTCAAAGCAACTAGAGCAGCAGGGCTTGAACCTAGCTCAGGATGCGGTTCAGTTGGTACGCTTCCAGCAATATGAACTGGCTTTGCCGAGAGCGGAGTTGGCGACTCAACTGGCTCCCAAAGCGTTTCAAACCTGGTTTATTTTGGGGAGTTTGTATGTTCAGACGAAAGAGTTAGAGCAGGGGATTACGGCTTTAGAACGGGCTAAATCCTTAGACCCTAAAGAAGCAGGAATTTACTTTACTCTGGGGTCAGCGCGTTTTCAAAAAGCCGAATATCCCAAAGCGGTGGCTGAGTTGGAAGCTGGGTTGAAAATTAAACCCAATGTTCCAGAAGCCCTGTTTGACTTAGGCAATGCTTACTATATGCTCAAAGCCTATCCCAAGGCGATCGCTCAGTATGAAAAAGCCGTTGCCCAAGAAAAGAAATTCTGGCCTGCTATCAACAACATTGGTCTAGTGAAGTACGAACAGGGTGATATTCGGGGCGCTCTGGAAAAATGGCAAGCGGCGATCGCCATTGACAATGAAGCCGCAGAACCTCAACTAGCCGCTGCTGTTGCGATGTATGCTCAGGGAGAGCAGGAAAAAGCCCTGGCGCTGGGAGAAGCGGCTATTCGCATAGATAGTCGCTATGCTGACTTAGATTTTCTCAAGGAGAATCTTTGGGGTGAGCGTCTGCTCACTGAAACACAGAAGTTTCTGGCAAACCCCAAAATACAAGCCAGTATTGGTCAAAGTCAAGCGTCGCCTGCACAAATGGAAAGTGGCCCTCGGTAG
- a CDS encoding efflux RND transporter periplasmic adaptor subunit has product MGKHHYMELPLIGKVKQPPPWLIGLVTVGILGVGGATHFALEARKPKIDLNKLTVPVQSENITLRITDVSGTVVPIQNVNLSPKTSGRVAKLLVEQGDRIQAGQQIALMENAELQARLAQAQANLNKAQATLAEAQAGSRPEEINQAKARLLQAQARLEAARGGNPQEIEQVRSQIEAAQSRLALAKLRADRYRNLASQGAVSLDRRDEALTEERNAQANLQEAQRRLEQQQNTKRPEIDQLEAAVAESRFNLEQLQNGKRPQEISQLKATVDAAKAEVMSVQVQLQDTVIRAPFSGIVTQKYATEGAFVTPTTSASSTASATSTSIVALAKGLEIRANVPEVDVGQVKPGQQVEFEADAFPGKVFKGSVQRVAPEAVIDQNVTSFEVRVALLTGQQELRSGMNVKLTFLGERVNNALVIPSVAIVTQKGGERGVLVPDAENKPKFKPVTTGQEIENKYQILEGLRQGERVFIAPPEEFRQKKNK; this is encoded by the coding sequence ATGGGAAAACATCATTACATGGAACTGCCACTAATCGGTAAAGTCAAACAACCTCCCCCTTGGCTCATCGGGCTAGTAACCGTCGGCATTTTAGGCGTGGGCGGTGCAACTCACTTTGCTCTTGAGGCTAGGAAACCTAAAATCGACCTGAATAAACTGACAGTACCCGTGCAATCCGAAAATATTACGCTGCGTATCACCGATGTCAGCGGTACTGTGGTACCGATTCAAAATGTAAACCTTAGCCCCAAAACGTCTGGTCGTGTGGCAAAGTTGTTGGTCGAACAGGGCGATCGCATCCAAGCAGGGCAACAAATCGCGCTGATGGAAAATGCCGAATTGCAGGCACGATTAGCTCAAGCTCAAGCTAACCTCAATAAAGCACAAGCCACTTTAGCCGAGGCACAGGCGGGGAGTCGTCCAGAAGAAATTAACCAAGCCAAAGCCCGTCTGTTGCAAGCTCAAGCGCGTTTAGAGGCGGCGCGTGGTGGCAATCCCCAAGAAATTGAGCAAGTCCGATCACAAATCGAAGCCGCCCAATCACGCTTAGCGCTGGCTAAACTGAGAGCTGATCGCTATCGCAATTTAGCCTCACAAGGCGCTGTGTCCCTAGACAGGCGGGATGAAGCCTTAACCGAAGAGCGCAATGCCCAAGCCAACCTACAAGAAGCACAACGACGTTTAGAGCAGCAGCAAAACACTAAGAGGCCAGAAATTGACCAACTGGAGGCGGCTGTAGCCGAATCACGATTTAATTTAGAGCAGTTGCAAAACGGTAAACGTCCCCAGGAAATTTCTCAACTTAAAGCGACGGTGGATGCGGCGAAAGCGGAGGTAATGTCTGTACAAGTCCAACTGCAAGATACGGTTATTCGTGCGCCCTTTTCGGGAATTGTGACGCAAAAATACGCAACCGAAGGAGCGTTTGTTACCCCAACCACGTCAGCGTCCAGTACCGCTTCGGCAACCTCAACTTCAATTGTGGCACTGGCTAAAGGGCTGGAAATCCGCGCTAATGTTCCAGAGGTTGATGTCGGACAAGTTAAACCCGGACAGCAGGTGGAGTTTGAGGCAGACGCCTTTCCTGGCAAAGTCTTTAAAGGTAGCGTACAACGTGTAGCACCGGAAGCGGTGATCGATCAAAATGTCACCTCTTTTGAGGTGCGGGTGGCGCTTTTAACGGGTCAACAAGAGCTACGCTCAGGTATGAATGTTAAACTCACCTTTCTGGGTGAACGTGTCAACAATGCCCTAGTGATTCCTTCCGTCGCTATCGTCACTCAAAAGGGGGGCGAAAGGGGTGTCTTGGTGCCTGATGCAGAGAATAAACCCAAGTTTAAACCTGTGACGACTGGGCAAGAGATTGAAAACAAATATCAGATTCTGGAGGGATTAAGACAAGGTGAACGGGTGTTTATCGCACCACCCGAAGAATTTAGGCAGAAGAAGAATAAATAA
- the aspS gene encoding aspartate--tRNA ligase, translating to MRTYYCGEVKKEHIGETVTLCGWVDRRRDHGGVIFLDLRDRSGIVQIVSDPQRTPDSYQDAEALRNEYVVKITGRVTARPEDSLNPKLPTGEVEVYADQIELLNSLSKQLPFQVSTSDTSEIREELRLKYRYLDLRRDRMSRNLQLRHQVVKAIRRYLEDEQGFTEVETPVLTRSTPEGARDYLVPSRVNPGEWYALPQSPQLFKQLLMVSGFDRYYQIARCFRDEDLRADRQPEFTQLDMEMSFMSQEELLQLNEELVCHIFRTVQGIELPRPFPRLTYAEAMGRYGSDKPDTRFGLELVDVSDLLKDSGFKVFSGAVAAGGIVKVLPIPGGNELISNVRIKPGGDLFKEATEAGAKGVAYIRVRDDGEIDTIGAIKDNLSEAQKQELLERTGAKPGHLLLFGAGSTDIVNKTLDRLRGAIGRELGLIDPDKINLLWVTDFPMFEWNEDEKRLEALHHPFTAPHPDDLGDLKTARAQAYDLVYNGFEVGGGSLRIYQQDIQQQVFAAIGLSAEEALNKFGFLLEAFEYGAPPHGGIAYGLDRLVMLMAKEESIRDVIAFPKTQQASCLLTDAPAEVDAKQLKELQVASTYKPKT from the coding sequence ATGCGAACTTATTATTGCGGCGAAGTTAAAAAGGAACATATTGGTGAGACCGTTACCCTGTGTGGATGGGTAGACCGTCGCCGCGATCACGGAGGTGTGATTTTTTTAGATTTGCGCGATCGCTCTGGCATTGTCCAAATCGTCAGCGACCCCCAGCGCACCCCAGATTCCTATCAAGATGCAGAAGCTCTGCGGAATGAATACGTTGTTAAAATCACAGGTCGAGTTACAGCGCGTCCAGAGGATTCTCTCAACCCTAAACTGCCAACAGGTGAGGTAGAAGTTTACGCTGACCAGATCGAACTGCTCAATAGCCTGAGCAAGCAGCTACCCTTCCAGGTGTCCACTTCCGATACTTCAGAAATCCGAGAAGAGTTGCGGCTCAAGTATCGCTATTTGGATTTAAGACGCGATCGCATGAGTCGTAATCTCCAACTGCGTCACCAAGTGGTCAAAGCCATCCGCCGCTACCTAGAAGACGAGCAAGGCTTCACCGAGGTTGAAACTCCAGTCCTCACCCGTTCCACCCCTGAAGGTGCCAGAGACTATTTAGTGCCCTCTCGTGTCAACCCAGGAGAGTGGTACGCCTTGCCCCAGTCCCCTCAACTCTTCAAGCAGTTGTTAATGGTATCTGGGTTTGATCGATACTATCAAATTGCTCGTTGCTTCCGGGATGAAGACCTCAGAGCTGACCGACAGCCAGAATTTACTCAGTTAGACATGGAAATGAGCTTCATGTCTCAAGAAGAGCTGCTCCAGCTTAATGAAGAGTTAGTCTGTCATATCTTCAGAACCGTCCAAGGCATCGAGTTACCCCGACCTTTCCCTCGCCTCACTTATGCTGAAGCCATGGGACGCTATGGCAGCGATAAACCTGATACGCGCTTTGGTTTAGAACTCGTTGATGTTTCTGATTTACTCAAAGACTCAGGATTCAAAGTCTTTTCGGGTGCAGTGGCGGCTGGGGGTATCGTCAAAGTATTACCCATTCCTGGCGGTAATGAACTGATTTCTAATGTGCGGATTAAGCCAGGGGGCGACTTATTCAAAGAAGCAACCGAAGCCGGTGCCAAGGGTGTTGCCTACATCCGAGTGCGCGATGACGGTGAAATCGACACGATTGGGGCGATTAAAGACAACCTGAGTGAAGCCCAAAAACAGGAATTACTGGAACGCACAGGAGCTAAACCGGGTCATCTCTTGCTATTTGGAGCAGGCTCAACTGACATCGTCAACAAGACCTTAGACCGACTGCGCGGCGCGATTGGTCGTGAATTGGGGTTAATTGACCCGGACAAGATTAACTTGTTGTGGGTGACAGACTTCCCCATGTTTGAGTGGAATGAGGATGAGAAGCGCTTAGAGGCATTACATCACCCGTTCACCGCGCCCCACCCCGATGATTTGGGGGACTTAAAAACGGCCAGAGCACAAGCCTATGACTTGGTTTATAACGGCTTTGAAGTGGGCGGCGGGAGTCTGCGGATTTACCAGCAGGACATTCAGCAGCAGGTGTTTGCAGCAATTGGCTTATCAGCAGAGGAAGCTCTCAATAAGTTCGGGTTTTTGCTGGAGGCCTTTGAATATGGCGCACCCCCTCATGGCGGAATTGCCTACGGCTTAGACCGTTTGGTGATGCTGATGGCGAAAGAAGAGTCGATTCGGGATGTGATTGCCTTCCCGAAGACACAGCAGGCTAGCTGCCTGCTTACTGATGCTCCGGCTGAGGTGGATGCCAAGCAGTTGAAGGAATTACAGGTGGCTTCTACTTACAAGCCCAAGACGTAA
- a CDS encoding ABC transporter permease: protein MDLIESIKMAGTTLVANKLRSSLTMLGIIIGNASVIAMVGIGQGAQRLASEQFEALGPNLLFIVPGSQETRGRTLNLPKTLVLADAKAIAAQVPSVKDVAPQINSRLLVTYRNRNTNTSITGTTPDFLGVRSFDVARGRFITNLDLERNNQVVALGADLAEKLFGNTDPIGQRMRIKNASFLVIGVMEAKGAVLGDNQDDTAFIPLTTMANRIVGRTSPYGLELTFISATAKNQDSIGAAQFQIENLLRLRHKITDEDDFTVRTQKDVLTIVGTITGGLTVLLAAIAAISLLVGGIGVMNIMLVSVTERTQEIGLRKAIGAQERDILIQFLIEAVILSAAGGIIGTALGISVIQIVAMVSPLKAGISPVAILLSVSVSGGIGLFFGVVPARRAAKLDPIVALRSA from the coding sequence ATGGATTTAATAGAAAGTATAAAAATGGCAGGAACTACGCTAGTAGCTAACAAACTGCGTAGTAGCTTAACAATGTTGGGCATTATTATTGGCAATGCATCAGTGATTGCGATGGTGGGGATTGGGCAAGGTGCCCAGCGGTTAGCCTCTGAACAATTTGAGGCTCTCGGCCCTAATCTTCTGTTTATTGTGCCCGGTTCTCAAGAAACGCGGGGCAGGACGCTGAACCTGCCAAAGACACTGGTACTAGCCGATGCCAAGGCGATCGCAGCTCAAGTCCCTTCCGTTAAAGATGTTGCTCCTCAGATTAACTCTAGACTCTTAGTCACCTACCGCAACAGAAACACCAACACTAGCATTACGGGTACTACACCTGACTTCCTCGGTGTCAGGAGCTTTGATGTAGCTAGGGGTCGGTTTATCACAAATTTAGACTTAGAACGGAATAACCAAGTTGTAGCGTTGGGCGCTGACTTGGCGGAGAAACTATTTGGAAATACTGACCCAATTGGTCAGAGAATGCGGATTAAAAATGCCTCGTTTTTGGTGATTGGGGTAATGGAGGCGAAAGGGGCTGTTCTTGGAGACAATCAGGATGACACCGCCTTTATCCCCCTAACCACAATGGCGAATCGAATCGTGGGACGGACGTCTCCCTACGGATTAGAGCTAACGTTCATCTCCGCCACTGCCAAAAATCAAGATAGCATCGGGGCGGCTCAGTTTCAAATTGAGAATTTGCTGCGGCTGCGGCACAAAATCACCGATGAAGATGATTTTACCGTGAGAACTCAGAAAGATGTTCTCACAATTGTTGGCACAATCACGGGCGGACTCACCGTTCTTTTGGCGGCGATCGCGGCAATTTCTCTACTCGTCGGGGGTATTGGTGTGATGAACATTATGCTAGTCTCGGTCACGGAACGTACCCAGGAAATCGGATTACGAAAAGCGATTGGTGCTCAAGAACGAGACATCTTGATTCAATTCCTGATCGAGGCGGTGATTCTCTCGGCGGCAGGTGGCATCATTGGCACGGCGCTAGGAATTAGCGTCATCCAAATTGTGGCGATGGTGAGTCCCTTGAAAGCGGGAATTTCTCCAGTGGCGATTCTTTTGTCTGTCAGTGTGTCCGGTGGCATTGGTTTATTCTTTGGCGTCGTACCAGCACGGCGGGCGGCGAAACTTGACCCAATTGTTGCTCTCAGAAGTGCTTAG
- a CDS encoding response regulator — MKTVLIVEDDPINARVFSKILSKRGGLDVKHTEDVEEVMQIAQSGAADIILMDVSLSHSVYRGKAVDGIKITQMLKADAQTSNLPIILVTAHAMEGDRENFLKQSGADGYISKPVVDHQQFVDQIMALLPKET, encoded by the coding sequence ATGAAAACCGTTCTGATTGTAGAAGACGATCCCATTAATGCTCGTGTTTTTTCTAAGATTCTCAGCAAGCGGGGCGGCTTAGATGTCAAGCATACCGAAGATGTGGAAGAGGTGATGCAAATTGCACAAAGTGGAGCAGCGGACATTATCCTGATGGATGTTTCCCTATCCCACAGTGTTTACCGAGGTAAGGCTGTAGACGGTATTAAGATTACGCAGATGCTCAAAGCTGATGCTCAAACGTCCAATCTACCGATTATTTTGGTTACGGCTCACGCTATGGAGGGCGATCGCGAAAACTTCCTCAAGCAGAGTGGTGCTGATGGCTACATCTCCAAGCCGGTTGTTGACCATCAACAATTTGTGGATCAGATCATGGCTCTGCTCCCCAAAGAGACCTAA
- a CDS encoding orange carotenoid protein → MSPAQETSRSSARSEDTRKVVQAFEALGTDEKLALLYYVYEKMGDSITPAAPTAANPELAPRLLGEEFYNSSDQEQLAVMRAIVNREDTELSRAYGGLTENNQLVVWYAWAVAMGDTVVDIPDDYQSTDVINNTLSQIEGLEFEGQISLLREIVGKMGYSEVKPIPTQAETGKTPSL, encoded by the coding sequence ATGTCTCCAGCTCAAGAAACGAGTCGTTCGTCAGCCCGTTCCGAAGACACTCGAAAAGTAGTGCAAGCTTTTGAGGCTTTAGGCACCGATGAGAAACTAGCACTGCTCTACTATGTCTATGAAAAAATGGGGGACTCTATCACGCCAGCAGCTCCCACTGCCGCTAATCCAGAATTGGCTCCTCGACTATTAGGAGAAGAATTTTATAACAGCTCTGATCAGGAGCAGTTAGCGGTGATGCGAGCCATTGTTAATCGTGAAGATACAGAACTATCTCGTGCTTACGGAGGGCTAACGGAGAATAATCAGTTAGTCGTTTGGTATGCTTGGGCTGTGGCAATGGGTGATACTGTAGTCGATATACCCGATGACTATCAATCCACTGATGTAATCAATAATACGTTGTCCCAAATTGAAGGACTTGAATTTGAAGGGCAAATCTCGTTGTTGCGCGAAATAGTTGGCAAAATGGGCTATAGCGAGGTCAAGCCAATTCCTACGCAGGCAGAAACTGGCAAGACGCCTAGCCTGTAG